The segment CGGATGAATACTGAACATACAGAACAAGAAAACCCAATCGTCGAAGAAACATCAACTGTAGAACAAGAAGCAGCATTTGTAGAACCAGGAACCCTGTTAAGAGAAAAGCGCGAAGCTTTAGGGTTAACACAACAACAAGTCGCTGATCGTTTGAGATTGCGTTTATCCATTGTTCAAAACTTAGAAGCCAACAACTTTGAATCTGATTTAGTCGCTACCTTTATTCGCGGCTATTTGCGTTCTTACGCCAAAGCGGTTGGATTAAAAGAATCTGAAATTTTGCAAGCTTATGAGAAAAGCACAGCTTCGGAACCTCAAGAGCAAACCATGCAAAGCTTCTCAAAGAAAACCAAGCGTGCCAAACACGATAGCCATATTATGACTATTACTTGGGTTATCTTGGTGATTCTTATCGGTATGTCATCACTTTGGTGGTGGCAGAACCACAGAGACAGTGGATTCGAAGCGGATAAAGATGCTGAAGTTTCAGCGGTTTTGAGCAATGAGTCATCATTGCAGGATTCGCGTAACGATCAAGAGTTTGCAACGGTCAGCGAATTAACCGAAGAATCAGGTGAAGAGCCTGTTGAACCAACGTCACCTGCTGATGAAGTTCAAGCGGTAGAACAGAGTGAAGAACCAGTAGTTGAAGACGTTGAGCCTGCGATTAGCGAACAAGCGCCTGTTGCAGTGGAAGAAGAACCGATGGTTGTTGAAGAGCCAGTTGTTGAGACGCCTGTTGTAGAACAAGCCGATGCAAGCAACTTGCTAACACTTTCTTTCTCAGCGGATTGCTGGATTCAAGTTAAAGATGCGACGGGTAAAACCTTGTCGACTGGCATTAAACAAGCGGGTCAGACACTGAATTTACGCGGACAAAAACCTCTACAAGTGATTCTTGGCGCTCCAGAGAGCGTATCAATGACATTTGCAAGTGAACCTGTAGACCTTTCTGGGTATACTTCAGGCAAAGTAGCAAGACTCACCTTACCTTAGACAATACTATGCAACACGAATCTCCGATCAAACGTCGTCCTTCTACACGTATTTATGTAGGGGATGTGCCAATTGGCGATGGTGCGCCAATTGCTGTGCAATCAATGACCAATACAAGAACGACTGACGTGGAAGCGACAGTCGCTCAGATCAAAGCTCTGGAAAATGTCGGTGCAGATATCGTTCGCGTATCTGTTCCTACTATGGACGCCGCAGAAGCTTTCAAGCTCATCAAACAGCAAGTATCAGTGCCGCTCGTTGCGGATATTCATTTTGACTATCGTATCGCATTGAAAGTGGCAGAGTACGGTGTTGACTGTTTACGTATCAACCCAGGCAACATTGGTAACGAATCTCGCATCCGTTCTGTTGTTGACTGCGCGCGTGATAAAAATATCCCGATTCGTATCGGTGTAAACGGCGGATCATTAGAAAAAGATCTGCAAATGAAATATGGCGAGCCAACCCCAGAAGCATTGGTGGAATCGGCGATGCGCCATGTGGATATTCTTGATCGTCTGAACTTTGATAAGTTTAAAGTCAGTGTGAAAGCATCCGATGTGTTCCTTGCGGTGGATTCCTACCGCTTGCTGGCGAAGAAAATCGACCAGCCATTGCACTTAGGTATTACTGAAGCGGGCGGCGCTCGTGCCGGTTCAGTGAAGTCTGCGGTTGGCTTAGGCATGCTGTTGGCGGAAGGTATCGGTGATACTTTGCGTATCTCTTTGGCTGCCAATCCGGTTGAAGAAATTAAAGTCGGTTTCGATATTTTGAAATCACTGCGTATCCGTTCTCGCGGAATTAACTTTATCGCTTGCCCGAGCTGCTCTCGTCAAGAGTTTGATGTTATTTCTACTGTGAACGAGCTGGAACAACGGTTGGAAGATATTTTGACGCCAATGGATGTTTCAATTATTGGCTGCGTAGTAAATGGCCCGGGCGAAGCGGAAGCTTCCCATTTAGGTCTGGCAGGCAGCAATAAGAAAAGCGCATTTTATGAAGACGGCGTTCGTCAAAAAGAACGTTTTGACAACGACGATCTAGTTGCTCAGCTTGAAGCGAAAATTCGCGCCAAAGCATCAATGTTAGATGAGAAGAGTCGCATCAACATTCAGCAACTTGAACAAGATTAATCTAAACGATATTACGGTAACTATTTTGGCAAAGACTATTCAAGCAATCCGAGGCATGAACGACTGTCTCCCAACTCAGTCTCCACTTTGGCAAAAAGTGGAAGGCACGGTAAAAAACGTAATTAGTGCTTACGGCTATAACGAAGTTCGTATGCCTATCGTTGAGATGACACATCTATTTAGCCGTGCGATTGGTGAAGTCACTGACGTTGTTGAAAAAGAGATGTACACCTTTGAAGACCGTAACGGTGATAGCTTAACGCTACGCCCAGAAGGTACTGCGGGTTGTGTACGTTCTGGTATCGAAAATGGTCTGTTGTACAACCAAGAACAACGTCTGTGGTACATGGGCCCAATGTTCCGTCATGAACGCCCTCAGAAAGGTCGCTACCGTCAGTTCCACCAATGTGGTGTGGAAGTATTTGGTCTTGATGGCCCTGATGTCGATGCTGAACTGATCATGATGACGGCTCGTATGTGGCGTGAGCTTGGCATTTCTGAACATGTACGTCTTGAACTGAACTCAATCGGTTCACTTGACGCGCGTGCGAACTACCGTACCGCTTTAATTGAGTATTTAGAGCAGTATATGGATGTACTGGATGATGACTCTAAGCGTCGTCTATACACCAACCCTCTGCGCGTACTGGATACTAAAAACCCAGATGTTCAAGCCGTATTAGGTGACGCACCTAAGCTGTCTGACTACCTAGATGAAGAGTCAAAACAACATTTTGCAGGTTTATGTGAACTTCTTGATGTTGCTGGTATCGAATATACGGTTAACGAGCGTTTAGTTCGTGGTCTGGATTACTACAACCGTACTGTATTTGAGTGGATCACTGAAAGTCTTGGTTCACAAGGTACCGTATGTGGCGGTGGTCGCTACGATGGTCTTGTTGAGCAGTTGGGTGGAAAACCAACCCCAGCTGTAGGCTTTGCTATGGGTCTAGAACGTTTAGTGTTGATGATGGAAACATTAGGCAACACAGATGTTCGTCGCAGCGTTGATGTTTACGTGGTGACGGCTGGCGAAGGTACTCTGTCAGCGGGAATGAAGCTTGCTGAATTAATTCGTGAGCAGGTTCCAGGTCTTCGTGTTATGACACACTTCGGCGGCGGAAACTTTAAGAAACAGTTTAAGCGTGCGGACAAAGTTGGTGCTGCGATAGCATTAGTTTTGGGTGAAGACGAAGTTGCGGGTAACACTGTGGTTGTAAAAGACTTAGCAGGCGGCGAGCAAGAAACAATTTCTCAAGCAGAGATCGCGAGCAAGCTGGCTCATCTGATCTAATAGCGCATTTTTAGAGATACATTATGCCAATGCTCGTCATTGGCATTAATAAAGAGGATAGGAAGTGGAACTCTACGATACTGAAGAACAACAAGTAGAAGCGATCAAAGATTGGTGGAAGGAAAATGGCAAAGCCGTAATGTTAGGTGCTGCCATTGGCTTAGGTGGTCTTTTTGGTTGGCGTTTTTATCAAGATAGCGTAACCGAAGCGAAAGAGGCTGCTTCAGAAGCTTATACTCAAGCAATCCAGTCTCTATCCTCTAAAGGCATTGATGCGAGTGGTGATGTTCAAAGCTTTATTGATGGCAATAAAGACACTGAGTATTCAGTGCTTGCAGCAATGCAACTTGCAAAAGTTCAAATTGAAGCAGGTAATTTAGACGAAGCTTTAGCACAACTTGAGTGGGCGAAAAGCACGACTAAAGATGCGGCTTTAAAACCAGTGATTACTTTACGCGTTGCTCGAGTTCAGGCTGAGCAAGGTGATTTTGATGCTGCATTAGCTGAGCTGAACAATATTACAGAAGAAGGTTGGGCAGGCCGAGTGGCTGAATTGCGCGGTGATATTTCTCTGCGTAAGGGCGACACTGCTGCTGCTTATGCCGCTTACACTGAAGCGCAACAAGCGACGGATGCAAGCCAAACGTTGCAAATTAAACTGGACGACCTAGCCAAGTAAGGGCACAAGTTGATGAAAAAGATGTTCAACAAAGTGCTTCTGTCCTCAGCTGTGTTAGCTCTGCTAGCCGGCTGTGCCAGCGAAGAAGAAAACGTTGTGATGGCACCTGTGCCAGTGGTGAAAAGTGAATTTACGCCTCAGTCACTGTGGAGTACTTCTATCGGTGATGGCGTTGGTCATTACTTTTCTAAGCTGTCACCTGATTTTGCTTACGGCAAAGTTTTCGTTGCAAGCCGTGACGGTATTGTAAAAGCGCTTGATCCTGAAAATGGCAAAGAGATCTGGAAAGTCGATCTGGAAGAAGATGTTTCTGCTCGTCTTTCCGGCGGTATCGTTGCTGCGTATGGCCAAATCTACATTGGCAGTGAAAACGGTGTTGTTATTGCTTTAAATGCTGAGACTGGTGAAGAGTCTTGGAAAGTGAAAGTCGAAGGTGAAGTGTTAGCTTCCCCTGTAGCAGACAATAACCTTGTTATCCTCAATACCAGTCGTGGTGCGTTAGTCGCATTAGATCAGGCGACCGGTAGCCAGAAATGGACAATCAGTACTGAAGTACCGAACTTAACGCTACGTGGTGAAAGCCAACCAGCCGCTGTTTCTGGTGGTGTGTTCTGGGGTACGCCAAGTGGTCGTCTGGCTGCTGCAATTTCTGCTCGTGGTCAGCTTATTTGGCAACAACCAGTAGGCCAACCGAAAGGTGCGACTGAAATTGACCGTTTAGTGGATGTCGATGCGTCTCCTGTGATCATCGGTGGAACGCTTTACACGATTGGTTTCAACGGTCAGTTAATTGCAGTTGATCTGCGTTCTGGTAATCCTATCTGGAAACGTAATTACTCATCAGCAACCGATATGGCTACTGATGGCGGCCGTCTATTCCTAGTGACGGATAAAGATCACTTAGTTGCGGTTGATTCGCGCAGTGGTACTGAGCTATGGAGCAACGACCAGTTAGAGCACCGTTTGCTGACCGCACCAAAAGTGATTGAAGGCTACGTAGTTGTTGGTGACAGCGAAGGTTATCTGCACTGGATTGATCGTAGCTCTGGTGAGTTTGTTGCTCAGCAGTTGATTGACGATAGCGGTTTTGCTGTTGGTCCAATGGTGATTGATGGCGGTTATGTTCTGGTTACTCGCGATGGCGATGTAAAGAAACTGACGATCAAAAAGTAAATTGTGATATCATTCACAAACGGCTCCTAGCTGGAAACAGTTAGGAGCCGTTTTATTGAAATAAATAATGTGGTTATAGGTAATACTTATATATAACCTTCCTACTTGAAGCTGCAGCGGTGTTGACTACGTTCGTTCACCCCAATCACGCATGGTAATTTGTGGTCATGGGGATTCACTCACTTGCCGCCTACCTGCAACTCCAAGTAGTTTGGGTATAATTCGCGTAGGCGGATATATTGGTATAAAGCTGATTGGTTGTTTTCTCAGTCATTACCTATAACTACATATGATTAATAATTGTAGAGGTTGTTATGATACCTGTTGTTGCTCTTGTTGGGCGTCCTAACGTAGGTAAATCGACACTGTTTAACCGATTAACGCGTACGCGCGATGCTTTGGTTGCAGATTTCCCTGGCTTAACTCGTGACCGTAAATACGGCCAAGCAAAGCTAGGTGAGCACGAATTTATTGTTATTGATACTGGCGGTATTGATGGCAGTGAAGAAGGTGTTGAAACTAAAATGGCTGAACAGTCGCTAGCTGCGATTGAAGAGGCAGATGTTGTGCTGTTTATGGTAGATGGCCGCGCTGGTCTTACCGTATCAGATGAAGCGATTGCACAGCATCTTCGTCGTATTGAAAAGAACAGCATTTTGGTTGTAAACAAAGTGGATGGTATTGACGCAGACGCAGCGAGTGCTGAGTTCTGGCAACTTGGTATGGAAAACATGTACCAAATCGCTGCAGCTCACGGCCGTGGCGTTGGTGCTTTAATTGACCGTGCGTTGAACCCTATTGCGGAAGAGATGCAGGCTCAAGATGCACTTCTGGAAGATCTGACTGATATTGAAGATTCAGAAGAAGAGCAGCTAGAGTATACCGAAGAAGAAGCGGAAGCAGCGTATAAGCGTCTACAAGATCAGCCAATTAAACTGGCTATCATTGGTCGTCCAAACGTAGGTAAGTCAACGCTGACTAACCGTATTTTGGGCGAAGAACGTGTCGTGGTTTACGATATGCCGGGCACCACGCGTGATTCTATCTACATCCCGATGAAGCGTGATGAGCGTGAATACGTGCTGATTGATACCGCAGGTGTTCGTCGCCGTAAACGCGTTAACGAAACGGTTGAGAAATTCTCAGTAGTTAAAACGTTGAAAGCTATTGAAGATGCCAACGTTGTATTACTGGTTATTGATGCTCGTGAAAACATTTCTGATCAAGACTTAAGCTTATTAGGTTTTGCTCTTAACGCTGGTCGTTCAATTGTTATCGCCGTCAATAAGTGGGATGGCTTAAACACCGATGTTAAAGAACACGTTAAGAAAGAGCTGGATCGTCGTTTAGGCTTCGTTGACTTCGCTCGTATTCACTTTATTTCTGCGTTACATGGCACAGGTGTTGGACACTTGTTTGAATCTGTTCAAGAGGCATACAAGTCTGCGACAACTCGTGTTGGTACATCGGTTCTGACTCGAATCATGAAGATGGCGACTGAAGATCACCAACCGCCGATGGTTCGTAGCCGCCGAGTGAAGCTCAAGTACGCGCATGCTGGTGGTTATAACCCACCAATCGTAGTTGTGCACGGTAACCTTGTTAAAGAGCTACCAGACTCTTACAAGCGTTATCTGATGAACTACTTCCGTAAGTCACTGGATATCATGGGTACACCGATTCGTATTCAGTTCCAGAACAGCGAAAACCCATTTGAAGGTAAAACTAACAAAATGACGTTATCGCAAGAGCGCAAACGCAAGCGCTTGATGACCATGATGAAAGGTCGCAGAAAATAACGCTTTTTAAGAGCCCAAGCATTGCTTGGGCTTTTTTCTGTTATCTGTAAACCTCTGCTTTTTGCAGAGGAGATTGCTAATCATAACCGTCCGATAATTTGATATGTCATATACACCTACTCAAGTCACTTTTACACAATCCATTTATCAGCTCTCAAGCGAGGTACAGTTTGTTAGAGTTAGCGAAGAAGCACTTTATATTGTGACCTCCCAGACTCCTTTTCATCCTGTGAGCCATATTTGGCCTGATCATCCAGCCGATCGAGGAACACTCGCTATCGGAGAGCGTATCTATACAGTTGAGCACTGCCTTGTAGGGGCGATTAATCAGGCCGAGCATCAGTTGTTGGTCGGTAAAGAGATTCCCGTAAAACGAGATGAACCCGGTTGGGTGTTCGTTGTCGTGCATCAAATCAAGGCAGAAGAAAATACTGTCAAAGTTCATGATGTAGTGAGTTTAACTGTTGACGATATTTATCAGAACCAGCTTAGCCGTGGTCATAGCGCAGGTCACTTAGCTTACTTAGCGTTAAATAAAGTGTTAGCGGCTGGATATTGGCGTAAAGATGCAGACAGGAAAGACCCTCACGGCCACAATGATTTTAATAGTTATGCGCAAGTGACGAGCTTTGTCACAGAAGATCGCTGTGTAGACACGTATCGTCTAGGGAAAACATTGCGTAAGCGTGGTTTGAATAGCGCAGATATGCTAGAAAACTTAGCTAAGATTGAAGAGCAGGTAAATGTGCAGCTTGCGTCTTGGTTAACACTGGGATCAAAAATCGAGATCACCAGACAAGGCGAGAACCTGACGGATTCACGCTACTGGCAGTGTGATTTGCAGGAAGGTGAAATAGCGATAATCCCTTGCGGTGGAACGCATTGTGATTCATTGAATAGCTTCAAAGAGATACAAGTGAAGCTAGTACAACGTGACAGTGAACATATCGAAATGCATACGCATGTAACTCATCAATTGGAAAATAATCCTTTTGTTAAGTTCTGATTTGTTGAGGTTTTAAAGTTATAAGTAGATTATTAATCTGTTTAAAATCCAAATGCAGAATATGTAACTTATGCTTTCGGTGTGTGGTTATATAAATGTTCTTTTAAGGGTAGATCGCTGAACAAAGCAGATAAAGCGGAAGATCGGATTGAGATCTCTTTAACGATCTTTAATATGTAAGCAGGCGTTTAAACCAAAGATTTCGAATTAGAAGTTGGAGTAGTGTAATGGAAAACTTGTGTCCTCAATGTGACAAAGAGCTTGTGTGGGACGGACAGTACCACTGTTCATCATGTGAGAGTCATTTTAAAAAGGTTGGATTTTGTCCCGACTGCGAAGCCGAACTAGAGAAACTGCAAGCATGTGGAGCTGCCAACTATTTTTGTAATACTTGTAATGAGCTGAAGTCAAAATCGCATATTCGTTTTGAGTTTCAAAAAGTTGACTAATCGGTTTATTTAAGTTCTTTTCAATATTAAATCTCACTCAATGACTGAGTGAGATTTACCCTACAGTTATATCAGTCCTCGATATCTATTCTATTCGCTTTTCATCTGTATCATTTGTTAGCTGGGAATCCACATATGAAGTTGGATAAACACTGAAATGAAACGGAAAGAACTCGCGAAAATGACCGACAAAGTGTTGCAGCGATATTTACTTTGGCTGCCAAGCATACTTATGGTGTGTGCCATTGGTACGTCTTTTATAAATCAGCAGTTATTTTCAAATAACTTAATCGCTTCGGTCATCACTAGTGTCGAAGAACAATACATTGCCATGAGAAAAGCGGAAGTTGTTGAACGAGTTGATACAACAATCAAAATGTTGGATGTCATTCGCCAAAGTAACGGTCTCGCTGACGGTGATATTATTCCGACGGGGCTTTTCAATAAGACAATGAACTCTTTCCAGTTGTTAAACGAAAATAATGACGGCTATATTTTTGTTATCAACAAGAACAAAAAGTTCGTAGTACACCGAAATTCAGACAATTTATTTAGAGACGATATCGACGATAAAGTTGTTCACTATATTTATCAAAGCGCTATTAATGGCGCGTCTTGGGTTGAATATAGCGATAAAGCCTTTAATAACCGTAAGAGTGATGCTGAAGCACAAAAGATCACACATATTCGTTATGTTGAGGATTGGGACGTTGTTTTAGGTAGTGGTGAGCTTTTACACGATATTAAAAACTATTCCGAGTCTGAAGCTAAACTGGTGACGGATTTAGTCCTAGATGAGAAGTCCAATCAAAACTTATTCCATATTCTGGTTTTCATAATCTTCGCTGGCATCATTTATTACTTAAAAAATATTACATCCCAAAAGTTGTACGAATATAAATCGGCGATCGAAGAAAAACTTATCCAAATTGAAGAGAAAGACAATGAAATTGCTTTCCGCTCTCTTTATAACGATGTAACTGGTTTGCCGAATAGAAAGGCCACGTCCGATTATATTGATAATCTATGTCTGCAAGAAAAAGGCGAAGAATACCAATTACAATTGATCGACATTGTCGACTTTCAGAAAGTAAATAACCAGTATGGTTTTGCCGTTGGTGACCGAATACTTCGCCAAGTAACCAGCGCTCTTGAAGAGTTAAAGGATGAAACCATGTTCATCGGGCATGTTGCGGCAGACCAATTTGCCGTGATTTGCCAAAAGTCAGTCAGTTTGTGTATCGATGTAGCAAAAGAAACAGAAACCTTTGAGAAGTTTGATATCTGCGGTGAAATGATCTCACTACGTGTCCGTAATGCAGTCGTGAACTTCAAGAACAGAAATATTTTGGGTTCGATCATTGTTCGTAACGGTTAGCTGGCCATGAAGTATGCGAAGGCAAATAATTTATTTCACGTAAACTATTCTTCGTTTATGTCTAAGAGTTCAGAGCGTCATTTTAAGATCTCGAACCTTCTTGATTTCGCTATCGAAAACAAAGAATTCTATGTTCACTACCAGCCGCAAGTAAGTACATTGAACGTTAAGATAATTGGCGTAGAGGCTTTAGTTCGTTGGGATAACGTTGAGCTAGGTCGAGTTGCGCCGTTGGATTTTATTCCTATCGCAGAGAAGAAAGGAACCATTGGTAAGATCAGTGATCTGGTATTGACTCAAGCTTGTAATGACATTCAATCAGTTAGCCCGAATGGTGAAGAAGCATTGACTCTTTCAGTCAACATTTCTCCTAACCAGCTTATGAGCAAAAGGTTCGTTGAAAATACTATTGAGATCATTGAATCGACAGGTATTGATCCAAGTCGTATTGTGTTTGAAATCACGGAAGGTACATTCTTAAACGATATTCCAGGCACAGTTGCGGTTATTGAACAACTAAAAGCCGTAGGTATTAAGTTCTCAATTGATGATTTTGGTACCGGTTACTCATCTCTAAGCTATTTATCTAAGTTACCCGTTGCGTTGATGAAGTGAAAATTGATAAGAGCTTTATCAATGATTTAGTCGAAGATGAAGATGCTTACAACTTAGTGAAAAGTATCTTGGCGGTTGCGAACATCAAGCAGCTTACCATTGTGGCAGAGGGGGTTGAAACCAAAGAGCAGTCGCAAATTCTTGGTGACCTTGCTTGCCACTTACTGCAAGGTTATTACTTCTCTCGCCCAGTCGATGTAGAAAATCTGACCAAGAAAATAAAAGATAATTTAAAGGTTGAGTAAGACCCGAGTTGTGTTGGGATTCCACTGTGATATTTGCCACTGATAGCCTCAGTGGCTTTTTTATAACAGGATAACGAGATGAGCCTATTTTACGATTGAGCGAATCTCGCCCTCTTTGAGACGAGTTACGATTAGATCACCTTGCTTAACATCATTGGCATCATGGATAACGTCACCTTGAGCATTTTGAGTGATTGAATAGCCGCGCGACAATGTCGCCAACGGACTAACCGCGTTCATTTTATCTGTCAGGCGAGTAAACGTGTGGCGAGAAGAGACAAGATATCGCTTCATGGCATCATTCAGTTCTTTTTGTTTACTGGTTAACAAATATTGTTGATTGCGCAGTATCTTTTCCGGTGACAGCAACTGAAGCTGATGTTTCTGTTTATCGAGATGTTGTTGTGTTTTGTTGATTTGAGCTTGAATCGCACGCTCTAAACGCATGCTGTATTCATCTAACTGTTGCTGCTGGCGTTGTAAACGATTGGCTGGATGCTGTCGGTCTAAACGATGTTGCAGCTGTTTCAACTCCACTTTCTGCTGAGCAAAATAGTGGCGCATAGCGCTGGCTATCTTGTGACGATAGGTTTGAAACGCTTGCTTCTTATGCGTGTTGTCTCTACTGACCAGTTCAGCAGCCGCTGATGGTGTTGGTGCTCGAACATCGGCGACGAAATCGGCAATAGTGACATCAATTTCATGTCCAACTGCACTGATAATCGGGATCTGACTGGCTGCAATAGTACGGGCAACGATTTCGTTGTTAAAGCACCATAAATCTTCCAATGAGCCACCGCCACGACCTACGATCAACACATCGCATTCCGCTCGGGAGTTCGCACACCCAATCGCTTGAGCTATTTGAATCGCAGCCTCTTCTCCCTGAACCAGAGTAGGGTAGATGATCACAGGTAAACTCGGATCTCGGCGTTTAAGTACTTGAAGAATGTCGTGCAGAGCAGCACCGGTTTTCGATGTGATGACACCCACGCATCTTGGATGTTCAGGAAGGCTTTGCTTTAAGGTATGAGCGAACAAGCCTTCAGAAGCCAACTTCATTTTTAGTTGGTCGAATTCCTGTTGTAAGCGGCCATCACCTTCAGGCTGCATACTTTCAATGATGATTTGATAATCACCACGCGGTTCATACAGGGATAATCGTGCTTTCACCAATACTTGCTGACCATTCTTCGGCTTAAAGTTCACAAAGCGATTACTGCCTTTGAACATGGCGCATTTTACTTGGGCACGAGAGTCTTTAAGCGTGAGATACCAGTGACCAGAAACAGGAGCTGAGAAATTGGAAATTTCACCAATTAACCAAACGATGCCCATTTCATTTTCTAGTAATAATCGGACTTCAGCATTAAGACGAGAAACGGTGTAGATGTTTGGATTGGTATTGGAAGGCACTAATTTTTCAACCAGACGTGAGTATGGAAATTAGCGGCAATATAATACATAGCAAGGGGCGGAATGCAAATTAAAATGAAAAAAATGTGTAGCCAAGCGATTGCGTCGGGCGTATAATCCGTCCGCAATATCTAATCCAAATGTAAATTTTCGGGATGGTTAAACATTCTATACGAAAAGGGCATTTGGATTGTTTTTATATTTACCCTCTAAATTGTGAGATATTGCAAATGCTTAGAATTGCCAAAGAAGCGCTGACATTCGACGATGTTCTACTCGTACCAGCACACTCCAC is part of the Vibrio diazotrophicus genome and harbors:
- the rodZ gene encoding cytoskeleton protein RodZ translates to MNTEHTEQENPIVEETSTVEQEAAFVEPGTLLREKREALGLTQQQVADRLRLRLSIVQNLEANNFESDLVATFIRGYLRSYAKAVGLKESEILQAYEKSTASEPQEQTMQSFSKKTKRAKHDSHIMTITWVILVILIGMSSLWWWQNHRDSGFEADKDAEVSAVLSNESSLQDSRNDQEFATVSELTEESGEEPVEPTSPADEVQAVEQSEEPVVEDVEPAISEQAPVAVEEEPMVVEEPVVETPVVEQADASNLLTLSFSADCWIQVKDATGKTLSTGIKQAGQTLNLRGQKPLQVILGAPESVSMTFASEPVDLSGYTSGKVARLTLP
- the ispG gene encoding flavodoxin-dependent (E)-4-hydroxy-3-methylbut-2-enyl-diphosphate synthase; the encoded protein is MQHESPIKRRPSTRIYVGDVPIGDGAPIAVQSMTNTRTTDVEATVAQIKALENVGADIVRVSVPTMDAAEAFKLIKQQVSVPLVADIHFDYRIALKVAEYGVDCLRINPGNIGNESRIRSVVDCARDKNIPIRIGVNGGSLEKDLQMKYGEPTPEALVESAMRHVDILDRLNFDKFKVSVKASDVFLAVDSYRLLAKKIDQPLHLGITEAGGARAGSVKSAVGLGMLLAEGIGDTLRISLAANPVEEIKVGFDILKSLRIRSRGINFIACPSCSRQEFDVISTVNELEQRLEDILTPMDVSIIGCVVNGPGEAEASHLGLAGSNKKSAFYEDGVRQKERFDNDDLVAQLEAKIRAKASMLDEKSRINIQQLEQD
- the hisS gene encoding histidine--tRNA ligase, which codes for MAKTIQAIRGMNDCLPTQSPLWQKVEGTVKNVISAYGYNEVRMPIVEMTHLFSRAIGEVTDVVEKEMYTFEDRNGDSLTLRPEGTAGCVRSGIENGLLYNQEQRLWYMGPMFRHERPQKGRYRQFHQCGVEVFGLDGPDVDAELIMMTARMWRELGISEHVRLELNSIGSLDARANYRTALIEYLEQYMDVLDDDSKRRLYTNPLRVLDTKNPDVQAVLGDAPKLSDYLDEESKQHFAGLCELLDVAGIEYTVNERLVRGLDYYNRTVFEWITESLGSQGTVCGGGRYDGLVEQLGGKPTPAVGFAMGLERLVLMMETLGNTDVRRSVDVYVVTAGEGTLSAGMKLAELIREQVPGLRVMTHFGGGNFKKQFKRADKVGAAIALVLGEDEVAGNTVVVKDLAGGEQETISQAEIASKLAHLI
- a CDS encoding YfgM family protein — protein: MELYDTEEQQVEAIKDWWKENGKAVMLGAAIGLGGLFGWRFYQDSVTEAKEAASEAYTQAIQSLSSKGIDASGDVQSFIDGNKDTEYSVLAAMQLAKVQIEAGNLDEALAQLEWAKSTTKDAALKPVITLRVARVQAEQGDFDAALAELNNITEEGWAGRVAELRGDISLRKGDTAAAYAAYTEAQQATDASQTLQIKLDDLAK
- the bamB gene encoding outer membrane protein assembly factor BamB, yielding MKKMFNKVLLSSAVLALLAGCASEEENVVMAPVPVVKSEFTPQSLWSTSIGDGVGHYFSKLSPDFAYGKVFVASRDGIVKALDPENGKEIWKVDLEEDVSARLSGGIVAAYGQIYIGSENGVVIALNAETGEESWKVKVEGEVLASPVADNNLVILNTSRGALVALDQATGSQKWTISTEVPNLTLRGESQPAAVSGGVFWGTPSGRLAAAISARGQLIWQQPVGQPKGATEIDRLVDVDASPVIIGGTLYTIGFNGQLIAVDLRSGNPIWKRNYSSATDMATDGGRLFLVTDKDHLVAVDSRSGTELWSNDQLEHRLLTAPKVIEGYVVVGDSEGYLHWIDRSSGEFVAQQLIDDSGFAVGPMVIDGGYVLVTRDGDVKKLTIKK
- the der gene encoding ribosome biogenesis GTPase Der gives rise to the protein MIPVVALVGRPNVGKSTLFNRLTRTRDALVADFPGLTRDRKYGQAKLGEHEFIVIDTGGIDGSEEGVETKMAEQSLAAIEEADVVLFMVDGRAGLTVSDEAIAQHLRRIEKNSILVVNKVDGIDADAASAEFWQLGMENMYQIAAAHGRGVGALIDRALNPIAEEMQAQDALLEDLTDIEDSEEEQLEYTEEEAEAAYKRLQDQPIKLAIIGRPNVGKSTLTNRILGEERVVVYDMPGTTRDSIYIPMKRDEREYVLIDTAGVRRRKRVNETVEKFSVVKTLKAIEDANVVLLVIDARENISDQDLSLLGFALNAGRSIVIAVNKWDGLNTDVKEHVKKELDRRLGFVDFARIHFISALHGTGVGHLFESVQEAYKSATTRVGTSVLTRIMKMATEDHQPPMVRSRRVKLKYAHAGGYNPPIVVVHGNLVKELPDSYKRYLMNYFRKSLDIMGTPIRIQFQNSENPFEGKTNKMTLSQERKRKRLMTMMKGRRK
- a CDS encoding metal-dependent hydrolase produces the protein MSYTPTQVTFTQSIYQLSSEVQFVRVSEEALYIVTSQTPFHPVSHIWPDHPADRGTLAIGERIYTVEHCLVGAINQAEHQLLVGKEIPVKRDEPGWVFVVVHQIKAEENTVKVHDVVSLTVDDIYQNQLSRGHSAGHLAYLALNKVLAAGYWRKDADRKDPHGHNDFNSYAQVTSFVTEDRCVDTYRLGKTLRKRGLNSADMLENLAKIEEQVNVQLASWLTLGSKIEITRQGENLTDSRYWQCDLQEGEIAIIPCGGTHCDSLNSFKEIQVKLVQRDSEHIEMHTHVTHQLENNPFVKF
- a CDS encoding zinc ribbon domain-containing protein, with translation MENLCPQCDKELVWDGQYHCSSCESHFKKVGFCPDCEAELEKLQACGAANYFCNTCNELKSKSHIRFEFQKVD
- a CDS encoding diguanylate cyclase domain-containing protein, yielding MKRKELAKMTDKVLQRYLLWLPSILMVCAIGTSFINQQLFSNNLIASVITSVEEQYIAMRKAEVVERVDTTIKMLDVIRQSNGLADGDIIPTGLFNKTMNSFQLLNENNDGYIFVINKNKKFVVHRNSDNLFRDDIDDKVVHYIYQSAINGASWVEYSDKAFNNRKSDAEAQKITHIRYVEDWDVVLGSGELLHDIKNYSESEAKLVTDLVLDEKSNQNLFHILVFIIFAGIIYYLKNITSQKLYEYKSAIEEKLIQIEEKDNEIAFRSLYNDVTGLPNRKATSDYIDNLCLQEKGEEYQLQLIDIVDFQKVNNQYGFAVGDRILRQVTSALEELKDETMFIGHVAADQFAVICQKSVSLCIDVAKETETFEKFDICGEMISLRVRNAVVNFKNRNILGSIIVRNG